The DNA region CAGATCAATCAGGAGAAGAGCGAAAGCCCACTGCAGGTTCACAAAAGCCGCCACCAAACCCAACACAACTATGATACGCGCCGTGCACGGCACAAAAGTTACAACAAAAGCCGCAGTCAGACGATCACGCTGAGTCTCCATGATTCTGCAGGAGTAGCACGCGGGCACATTGCAGCCGTACCCAAGAATGATAGGTATGATTGCTTTCCCATGCAACCCCATCTTATGCGTCAAGTTATCGAGCAGAAAAGCAACTCTAGGCAAATAGCCTGAATCCTCAAGCACCGTGAGAAGCAGATAGAAGGGCAAAACATAGGGCAAAACCAAGGTAACAGCCGCCACAAAACCGCCGACTACACCTTCCCAGAGAACGCTTTCAGCAACACCCATTGTTTGGGGTCTGAAAATGTTGAAGAAGTCTGACATGATTTTTGACGCCAGACCACCGAACCAGAATATAGCGAGAAACACGGAGAACATGACTGCCAACATCAAGATGTAACCGAAGACTCTGTGAGTTGCCAATTCATCGATTCTATCAACTAGAGTGCGTTTTCTCATGGGCGTGATATGCTGTACTTCTCTCGTGATTCTGTTGGCTACGGCGTATCTTTCAGAAGACAACACCACAGAGCAAGACTCACCGTGAATCCTCTCGATCTCTCTGGCAAGTTCCTGAGAAGCAGCAACAACTTTGCCGTTCACCTCCTGAACATGCTTTCGGATTTCTTCGTCGGCTTCAAGCAGTTTCAGAGCAGCAAAACGCGGCGAATATGTGAGCTTAGTGCCTCGCAGAAGGGCTTCCAGCTGCTCCACTCTTTCCTCAATTTCTTTGCCGTACCGAATTTCCTTTGGCTTTGCATGCATCTTGCCCTGAGACATGTTGATGGCATGTTCCACAAGCTCGTAGACGCCTGTTCCCCTGATGCCAACGGTCGGAACCGCCGGCACACCTAGGAATTCACCCAGCCTTTTTTCATCGATGTTTATGCCCTTTGCCTTGGCTAAATCAGCCTGATTCAACGCAATGATCACTGGAACCTGCATTTCCAACAACTGCAGCGTGAAAAACAGGTTCCGCTCCAAGACACAAGAATCAACAACGTTTACCACAACATCGGGTTTCTCAAACGCTATGTACTCACGGGAAACAAGTTCCTCTAATGAGAAAGTTGAGAAGGAGTAGATGCCGGGTAAATCAACGATTTCAATGTTCAAGCCTTTGAACTGCAGACTGCCTTCAGCTCTTTCCACAGTTTTTCCAGGCCAGTTGCCCACATGCTGATGCAAGCCTGTCAGACAGTTGAAAATGGCACTTTTACCAACATTTGCGTTGCCAGCCAAAGCAATCGTTAAACTGGCTCTTTGTCTCCCAGTTCTATTTTTGGAGGAGTCAACCGTGTGGCAAGAAGACACAGTTAACTTCCCTTCGTCTTAACCAAAATGCTCTGGGCAATCTCTCTTCCGATTGCCAACTTGCTTCCTCTAACCACGATCTCAACAGGACCGTTGAAAGGCGCAGTTTTGACCACGCAGACGCTAGTCTCAGGGGTCAGTCCCAGATCTGCCA from Candidatus Bathyarchaeia archaeon includes:
- the feoB gene encoding ferrous iron transport protein B; protein product: MSSCHTVDSSKNRTGRQRASLTIALAGNANVGKSAIFNCLTGLHQHVGNWPGKTVERAEGSLQFKGLNIEIVDLPGIYSFSTFSLEELVSREYIAFEKPDVVVNVVDSCVLERNLFFTLQLLEMQVPVIIALNQADLAKAKGINIDEKRLGEFLGVPAVPTVGIRGTGVYELVEHAINMSQGKMHAKPKEIRYGKEIEERVEQLEALLRGTKLTYSPRFAALKLLEADEEIRKHVQEVNGKVVAASQELAREIERIHGESCSVVLSSERYAVANRITREVQHITPMRKRTLVDRIDELATHRVFGYILMLAVMFSVFLAIFWFGGLASKIMSDFFNIFRPQTMGVAESVLWEGVVGGFVAAVTLVLPYVLPFYLLLTVLEDSGYLPRVAFLLDNLTHKMGLHGKAIIPIILGYGCNVPACYSCRIMETQRDRLTAAFVVTFVPCTARIIVVLGLVAAFVNLQWAFALLLIDLVIIFLMGRLAFKAIPGESMGMIMELPSLRVPSKRVVLVQTWARIKSILYMVFPIYMAGGLLLAVMQFAGLFKPVETLLAPVTVWWLGLPAIASVLLLFGVVRKELVVIMPAILFGTANLAEVFTPTQMIVLAFVTMIYVPCVATFFMLKKEFGWKTTLYITIFEVAFAVALGGVFFRLLGMFKIV